Sequence from the Propionispora vibrioides genome:
GAAACTGAAAAAAAGGCTCGCCACCGGATAATGTTATGCCTCCTCCGGAGTTACGGTAGTAATCATGATCCCGCATAACAATACGCAGAATCTCAGAAGTAGTCATAACCTTGCCGGCGAGATAAAGTGCGTTATGGGGACAGACTTCGACGCATGCACCGCATGTAGTACATGCCCTCCGGTCAATGTTTAACCGATTATCCGAAAGCTTGATTGCGTCAACAGGGCAAACCGACGCACACCGGCCACATGCCACGCATTTAGATTTAATGTACATCAACCTGGTCTCAATGTGCCAGGATTCCGGATTGGCACACCATGGACAACGCAATGGACAGCCTTGCAAAAATACTACCGTACGGATACCGGAGCCATCATGAATGGCAAACCGTTCTATATCAAATACACGCACCAATTGACTACTCAATTACATCACTCGCTATTAATCATATAGTACACGACTCATTACCTCTTGCTGGATATCCGGTGCCAAATTAACAAACACCGCCGAAAATCCACTGACACGGACAAGAAGGTTGGGATACAGTTCGGGACGTTTTACAGCGTCTTCCAAAACCCCCTTATCAAGAACCGTCACCATCAAATGACAACCGCCTTTTTCAAAATAGGTTTTGAACAGAGCTTTGATAACCTGTCGATTTTCCTTAAACATTCTTCGGGTGAACTTGATATTCTGCACCGAACCGCCATGATATTTGGGATCGAATTTCGCCAGGGAATTCAGCATAGCCGTAGGTCCGTTTTTATCAGCGCCACCCTGGGGGTTGTTGGCCGGATTCATATACATTCCGGTCAACCGGCCATCTGGAGATGCGGCGGTACGGCGGCCCCATTCCGTATTGACCTGGTTGTTGCTGATTACAATCAGATAATATTGCATACCGGCCTTAATCCCACTGTCGCGCACTCCCATGGCGACATGGTTATAAAGATCCACCGCCAAATCATCTGCCGTATCAAGATCATTGCCATATTTATCACAGGCTAGACAATCCTTGCGGATATTTTCGTAACCCGCAAAATTCGCCCGTGTTGCCTTGACAATCTGCTCCAAAGTATATTTGCCAGTATCGTAAACCAAGTGCTTAATAGCCACTAAAGAGTCAGACGTATTGATGTTGCCATAAGTTTCATTCGTCCCACCAAGATAACGAACACCGCCATCCAGCAACGCCTTACCTCGATCAATACAATCATCCATCAGCATGCTGGTAAACAGGAAGGAAACCTGGTCGTTCATTACCTTATAGGAATGCATCTGCGCTTTAATGGACAGCTCAATATAATAATCCAGCAGGCGCTTATAACACTGGTACAGAGCTTCAAAGGTTGTAAACTCGCTTACCGGCGGGATAACCACCTGTCCCGCCTTGTACTGGCCATCCATGGGATCAATCCCCTCGTTTAACGTGATGGTCAGCAGTTTCAACAGGTTTAAACAAACATTGGGCGTACCGGTGCTCTGCCCCTGAATAACGAATTCGGTACAACCAAACGGCACATACTGTTCCGCAGTTTGCTCATCAACGCGCATACCGAACTGAACGGCAGGAATATTGACATCATCATTGTATAAAGTCGGATAGGTAGCGCCAACCCCTAGGCAATCCAAGGCCATATCTATAATGTCTTCCGGCGTGTTTTTGTCAAAACGAAGGGTAAATTGAGGCTCCACATACCGGCAATCATAAGCCACTTTCATTGCAATGCGTAGAAAAACGTCTGCTTCTTTTGGATTGCGCCGACCACGGCCACCAACAATGATCCGGCCGTTAACCGTTGTACGGCGATTCTCGATCATGGTCCACAGGGACTTAATGCAATCATACGCTTCCTGTTCGTTCATCCGGCCTTCTTCCAGGTCTTTGGCCAGATAAGGACCAAGAACATCGTCCATCCGTCCGTAATTAATAACACCGGCCAGCAGCGCAAACAGCCAGAACAATTGCAATGCCTGATGAAAATTATGGGGCTTGTCTGTCTTCACCACTTCCAGGCTGTCAATAATCCGTTTCAGTTCTTTTTGCCGCTTAGACGAAGCATTTGACATGTGGCGTTCAGCCATTTTTTGCAAATACACCGCACTAACTACAAAAAGATCAAGGCAAGACAACAGCGCCTGATAAAAGGTGTTTTCCGGGCTTTTCACCATGCATTGCTTGATTTCCTTACGCAATCCGTCAATGCCAAGATCCATCAATTTCCGGTAATCCAGCATCATACCGGATAAACGGGCCGTGGCGATCATCGGATATTCACAATCAATAAAAGCACCGACTGTCGTATCAGTTAATACATCCTTGCAATACAGGGTTTTAGTGTCATGGTCAAGCCAATAATTATACAGAGCGTCTACCCTTGGTTTTTCTGCATCAGGCAGTTCTTTTTGAAACTTTCTGAGCTTGCTGAATACACAGTAATGTCCGACACCGCCCACGGAGGTTACGCAACCAAAACCAATAGGCAGGAAATCAGTCCGGCCTATGAACAGGTCGCCATCTTCAATCTCACGAAAAAGCGTGGGGTAAAGAACCTTGAGGCACTCGACCTCTCTCATTTCTTTGGAAAGATTAGCAGACTTACGATGTGTCTCAGTATATTGCTCCATAATGGCCAATTGAACTAAAACAGGCTTTTCACAAGGGATCTTTTTACTAATCTCGGCATTTTGGGTTACCTCGACATTCAGTTTTGCCATACCGATCTTCCTCTCTTCAGAATAAATATAGTCTGCTTATTAAATTCGTATATATAAGCATTAGTGGCTGCTGCGTTCTGCATCGCGCCAATTGTTTTGGTAACCTGTTAGAAGGTCAACAAATCGCTTGGCAATCAAATGGGGCCGTGTAATTGCACTGCCAACTACCACCGAGTGAGCTCCAAGAAAAATGCACTTCATCGCATCTTCCGGCGTGTACACATGGCCTTCCATCATCACATAAGCCTGATCACCAAATTCACGGCACATTTTAGCAAAATCGCGCATATCGGGCTGTTCAATATGTTTGGTTTGTGCAGTATAACCGTACAATGTCGGAGCTATGATATCCGCCCCAAGTTCAATAGCACGCCTTGCTTCGTCAGAGGTAGAAACATCAGCAAAAATTATAGCCTCAGGAATTTCTTTTTTTACTATCGGGAGAAGTTCGTAAGCTTTTGTCTTCTCATGGGTAGTTTGCTCGGTACAATCCAGTGCAATGATCTCTGCGCCGGCATCCCATACCGCTTTGGCCGCCTCTAAAGTAGGGGTTATAAAAACATCCGTATCATTGTGCCAGATTTTCCAAAGACCAATTAATGGCAATTTAACCTTGGATTTAATAGCACGGATCTGCTCCGGCATGTTTGCCCGGATACCTACTGCACCAGCCCATTGAGCTGCTTCTGCCATTTTTACGACTATGTCATCTGTAAAAATTGGCTCATCATGTTGAACTTGACAAGACACAATCAGACCACCCTTTAGAGATTCAAGAATCGCTCTTTTCTTTGGATCAGTTGTCTTCATTAATATCAATCCCCTTTCATTACATAAATTATCAAAAATTATCTTTTATGATCATATTGTATCATTATAATTCAATAGATACAATATTAATTTAAAAAAAAATAAGCTATGGATTATGATTATTGTCCATAGCTTATCTCATCCGGGCTCTATACCCACATAACTTTTTCAATATATGGCTTGTTATCTATTCGGTTACATATAATACCTGTAAAACCTGATAAATCCGTAAACTTCAGAAATCCGTGCTTTTCCAATTTACTATCATCAAGCAGAAGATACTGTTTCTCCGCTCTCTCTAAAGCTATTTTTTTCATCAAAAGACTTTCCATCTCGGTTGTATATACTACTCCTTCTTCAACGTCAACACCGGAACATCCTAAAAATGCAATGTTAAAGCGGAACTGCTTTAGCATGTCCTGTGCCGACGCCCCGACAAACATACTATAATGAGGAAGATATTTCCCTCCAACGACAAACATTTCCGCCACTGGATTCGGCATGTTTCGGACAATCAGTGAATTATAGGTTACAATTTTCACAGGTTTCAACAGAAGGATATCCAACAACGGGGCCATGGTTGTTCCCGCATCAACAAAAACATGATCACCATCTTGTACTAAATCGGCAGCCGCCTCACTTACCAGACGCTTCTTAGGGACATGCACCGAAAGCCTATTCTGCATGGTAAGTTCCGCGTTTTCCAGAGCCTCTTCCAACGCAGCTCCACCCTGAACACGTTTTAATTTTCCCTCCAATTCCATTTTTTCAAAATCACGACGTACAGTAATCTCAGAAATATTCAATTCACGGGCAATATCTTTTATATTGATGATGCCCTTTTGGTACAGGTTTTTCATTATGTAGACCCTGCGTTCCGATGCAAGCATAATTTCCTCCAACAATAAGAATAACATAAATTTACATTTAGAATTATTATACATAATATAACATAAACGATCAAATTCCGGTTAAAAAATCTAATACAAATGGAACATACGTTGCAGTTTGCCAGTGAATTGAACACAAAATCCATCGCTCATAAATGACTAGGTTTAATGATTGTGGGAAGTGACAAAAGCAGTATTCTAGACAGTTTTTTGCGTTTTTTGATTAGCAAGGATAAACCTGCTTTGCTGTACGATAAACATTAAAAACGCTAATCATTGGTAGCTTGCATTCCATAACGGATAATTTCATGGATAGCTTTTTTCTCTTCAAAAGGAATTTCGACTTTGTATTTATAACCTAATTCTTTTATTGGGTCATTTAAGTATGAAGCATGAGGGATAATCTTTTCATCATAAACAGTTTTTTCATTCTTATCAGAGAACAGCAATCTTTCCAACATGCAACAAATATGAACGATTAAATTCGTACAGGTGTTTCTGGTTAAGTCTTCGCTAAAATTATCTTCAATTCTTTCAATTGCTATTAGAACATTTTCTAATGTTTTTCCTGGATCTAAATAATATAAATAATTTTTTATTACAGATATCATAGCGGCATTATTAAAATCCATAATGTTTGAATTATTTCCTCTTTTTTCATTGAATGGTTTGACTCGCTTAGCAAAAACTCCATATTTCATCAATAATTTTTCAATCCATACTAATCCCTGTCCAAAAATTACCTCTTCCAAAGAAATGAAATGAGAATTTAAATGTTTAGGCCGTATAGTACCAATTACAGCCAAAGGTTTATGGCCTTCACACAAATCGACAATTCCTTGTTCTAAATTATCAATTGTGTTTACATCTATAGCTTTAATTTTTACTTCTGTACCAAATAAAAATTGCTCTTCCAGCATTTCTTTCAATTTTACCGCCGTACCGCTACCGGTCATGCAAATTGTTACAATATATAAATCATCTTCATCAAAATTGTCATTTTGCAGTACTTGAAGATCTTCACTATAATACATATCACGTTTAATTTTTTGTATTTCATAAAATAGTTCATTTAGCGTCATTTTTCCGTAATAGCTTTTTTGCGCCGCTTCAAGAACCAAAAGAGTATTAGCATAGCTAACTACTTTTATCGGTATTCCGGTAGCTTTCGTGATTTCCACTCCGATATTATATAATGATCCCATGTCAATAAAGAGCAAAATCCCTTCATTAGAATGAATCTTTTTGCACAGCTCAATCGCTTTATTAAAGACCATTTCCCACTTCTCTTCAAAGGGCATATCTATATGATACACACAAACATTTCCAATTAAATAATTTGCTACGTTACTTATACTGGATGCTACTCCATCGCCATGAGCCATAACCAAAATCGGTACAGTTCCATGTTTTTTTTCATCTTCAATTATATTTTTTATAAGTAAAGCCAGTACTATAACCTCTCCTTGTGGTATATTTACACCCAAATCCTTTTCCAGCAGCGCAGTTAATTCTTGACTTAACTCTAAATATAAGCTTAAACCAGCAGCATCTTTTTCATCCAATAATTTCCCTTGGATTTTAATATTTCTATTTAGTTGTTGAATAATCGCATTAATATGCATAGTCAGCGGTGTTACATAATAAAAGTCAATGTTCAGTTTATACTTCGTCAAGGCAATTTCTAAAAATTTCCTGATTACTTCAATGATCTTTTCATCTACAAAATGAAGTAATTTTTCTCTTTGATCTTTTTCATTGCCTTTATAATAATCTAGAAAACTGGCAAAATAATTTTTCACCATGTTAATGGGGTCGTTTTTCTTCTCTTGCACAGCCTCTTCCGAATATGTATATAATTGATTTTTTATAAATTTATATATACTTGTTTCAAATTCCATCGGAGTATCAAAATCTATGCTTTTTTCACTCGGTTTAATAATCGTTGGATCCTGAATATAAATATTTCCTAATCGTTTTGTATAATGTCGCAATTTAATTTTATCTTCATCAAAACTTTCCATCAAAATGTTACTATCAATGATTAGCTTTCTTTCGTTTTCAGCTAAAGTTCTCATATACGCTCTGGCACAAACAAGCTTTATATCACCTTTTAACTGACCTATATTACCTTTACATTCATATGTTAAAAAATATTTAATAACCTGAGAAGACAATACGAGCACTTTATCAATGACATTGGCTTCTTGTTTAAATATTTGCTTAATTAAACTGAACCGTTCATCCAATCCCCTTGCGTCCAATGACGGCAAACGAATGCTAACCGGTATTCTACGCATAAACGTATTCAATAAATTAGAGCTTGGTTCTTCTGTGGTCGCAGCAATAATAAAAGGTCTTGCTTTACGGGTACTTTCAATTTCGCCTAACCTTCTGTATATACCATGGTCCATTAAATAAAATAACATTTCCTGCGCTTCCGGTGGCAAACGATGTACTTCATCAAGAAATAAAACACCACCATCAGCCTTCTCTACTAATCCACTTTTTTCTTGGTCTGCTCCCGTAAAAGCACCTTGTGTATAGCCAAAAAGCTGTGCAACAATAAGTTGAGGGTTGTAGGAATAATCAGCACAGTTAAACACCACAAATTGAGAGTTCTCTCGTCTTTTGCCTAAATGTACGGCAAACTTGTACATCATGCTGGCAAATAATGTTTTTCCTACTCCTGTTTGCCCTAAAAGTAATGTGGTAAGACCATAAGGAGGATATGTTATTGCAGCTTTTGCTTGCTCTATTTGCTTTTTTAAACTCTTATCATACCCAATCAAGTCCTGAAACACATCTTTGTCAGGCTCCTCATAATCAACCACATAATCTTCCCTGTTATGATTTTCAATAATCTCACATTGGTTAGAAACTTCCAGTACATTATCACTTAACTGCATGTTTAACAATTCTTCTACTGCTTGCTTACTGATAAATAACACAGGTTTACCAATGACTTTAATAACTGATCCTTCCCGAAATAAAGTATTTAAAATCCTACTTATATTTGTCCGGTCTATACCTAG
This genomic interval carries:
- a CDS encoding pyruvate formate lyase family protein, with translation MAKLNVEVTQNAEISKKIPCEKPVLVQLAIMEQYTETHRKSANLSKEMREVECLKVLYPTLFREIEDGDLFIGRTDFLPIGFGCVTSVGGVGHYCVFSKLRKFQKELPDAEKPRVDALYNYWLDHDTKTLYCKDVLTDTTVGAFIDCEYPMIATARLSGMMLDYRKLMDLGIDGLRKEIKQCMVKSPENTFYQALLSCLDLFVVSAVYLQKMAERHMSNASSKRQKELKRIIDSLEVVKTDKPHNFHQALQLFWLFALLAGVINYGRMDDVLGPYLAKDLEEGRMNEQEAYDCIKSLWTMIENRRTTVNGRIIVGGRGRRNPKEADVFLRIAMKVAYDCRYVEPQFTLRFDKNTPEDIIDMALDCLGVGATYPTLYNDDVNIPAVQFGMRVDEQTAEQYVPFGCTEFVIQGQSTGTPNVCLNLLKLLTITLNEGIDPMDGQYKAGQVVIPPVSEFTTFEALYQCYKRLLDYYIELSIKAQMHSYKVMNDQVSFLFTSMLMDDCIDRGKALLDGGVRYLGGTNETYGNINTSDSLVAIKHLVYDTGKYTLEQIVKATRANFAGYENIRKDCLACDKYGNDLDTADDLAVDLYNHVAMGVRDSGIKAGMQYYLIVISNNQVNTEWGRRTAASPDGRLTGMYMNPANNPQGGADKNGPTAMLNSLAKFDPKYHGGSVQNIKFTRRMFKENRQVIKALFKTYFEKGGCHLMVTVLDKGVLEDAVKRPELYPNLLVRVSGFSAVFVNLAPDIQQEVMSRVLYD
- a CDS encoding sigma-54-dependent transcriptional regulator → MGRKESVYNTLHSLSQKIRLEKFKGKDRVGFNVYDLEAILGIDRTNISRILNTLFREGSVIKVIGKPVLFISKQAVEELLNMQLSDNVLEVSNQCEIIENHNREDYVVDYEEPDKDVFQDLIGYDKSLKKQIEQAKAAITYPPYGLTTLLLGQTGVGKTLFASMMYKFAVHLGKRRENSQFVVFNCADYSYNPQLIVAQLFGYTQGAFTGADQEKSGLVEKADGGVLFLDEVHRLPPEAQEMLFYLMDHGIYRRLGEIESTRKARPFIIAATTEEPSSNLLNTFMRRIPVSIRLPSLDARGLDERFSLIKQIFKQEANVIDKVLVLSSQVIKYFLTYECKGNIGQLKGDIKLVCARAYMRTLAENERKLIIDSNILMESFDEDKIKLRHYTKRLGNIYIQDPTIIKPSEKSIDFDTPMEFETSIYKFIKNQLYTYSEEAVQEKKNDPINMVKNYFASFLDYYKGNEKDQREKLLHFVDEKIIEVIRKFLEIALTKYKLNIDFYYVTPLTMHINAIIQQLNRNIKIQGKLLDEKDAAGLSLYLELSQELTALLEKDLGVNIPQGEVIVLALLIKNIIEDEKKHGTVPILVMAHGDGVASSISNVANYLIGNVCVYHIDMPFEEKWEMVFNKAIELCKKIHSNEGILLFIDMGSLYNIGVEITKATGIPIKVVSYANTLLVLEAAQKSYYGKMTLNELFYEIQKIKRDMYYSEDLQVLQNDNFDEDDLYIVTICMTGSGTAVKLKEMLEEQFLFGTEVKIKAIDVNTIDNLEQGIVDLCEGHKPLAVIGTIRPKHLNSHFISLEEVIFGQGLVWIEKLLMKYGVFAKRVKPFNEKRGNNSNIMDFNNAAMISVIKNYLYYLDPGKTLENVLIAIERIEDNFSEDLTRNTCTNLIVHICCMLERLLFSDKNEKTVYDEKIIPHASYLNDPIKELGYKYKVEIPFEEKKAIHEIIRYGMQATND
- a CDS encoding DeoR/GlpR family DNA-binding transcription regulator, translating into MLASERRVYIMKNLYQKGIINIKDIARELNISEITVRRDFEKMELEGKLKRVQGGAALEEALENAELTMQNRLSVHVPKKRLVSEAAADLVQDGDHVFVDAGTTMAPLLDILLLKPVKIVTYNSLIVRNMPNPVAEMFVVGGKYLPHYSMFVGASAQDMLKQFRFNIAFLGCSGVDVEEGVVYTTEMESLLMKKIALERAEKQYLLLDDSKLEKHGFLKFTDLSGFTGIICNRIDNKPYIEKVMWV
- a CDS encoding N-acetylmannosamine-6-phosphate 2-epimerase; this translates as MKTTDPKKRAILESLKGGLIVSCQVQHDEPIFTDDIVVKMAEAAQWAGAVGIRANMPEQIRAIKSKVKLPLIGLWKIWHNDTDVFITPTLEAAKAVWDAGAEIIALDCTEQTTHEKTKAYELLPIVKKEIPEAIIFADVSTSDEARRAIELGADIIAPTLYGYTAQTKHIEQPDMRDFAKMCREFGDQAYVMMEGHVYTPEDAMKCIFLGAHSVVVGSAITRPHLIAKRFVDLLTGYQNNWRDAERSSH